The following DNA comes from Caldilineales bacterium.
AACCAGGCGGTTGACGCCCACGCCCAGGCCACCCTGCCCTGGCCGCCCGAGATCGTCGTCTACGGCGAATGGCTGTGGAACGAGGACATCCGCCGCAACCCCGACTGGCCCCCCCTGCCCCCGCCCGCCGCCTCCGGCGATTTCGAGGCCCTGCTCAAGCATGTGGCCTTCGCCTCCTGGGCCTGGGACATCCCCGACCTGCCCTTCTTGCTGGCCGGCCAGCGCCAGGGGCCGGAAATCCGGCAGGGCGGCCCGGCCCACCGCGAGGTTGCCCGCCGCCTGGTGACGGGCGACGCCGCCCGTCTGCTGGCGCTGCGGCTGGAAACGCAGACCCGCTGGCTCGTCCTCAGCCATGACCTCGCCGCCGGACTGGCCGTGGCCGCTCGCCAGGCCATCATCGACGGCGACGCCGACCACCCCTTCGTCCTGGCCCTGGCCCTGCGCAGCCTGCTCACGGCTGCTGCCGACCGCGCCGCCCGGCAAGCGCTGCGCCTGGCGCCACCCGATCATCAGCCATGAACCCATCCCACCTCTACCCCGTCATCCTGGCCGGCGGTGTGGGCAGCCGTCTGTGGCCCCGCAGCCGCCGCCGCACCCCCAAGCAATTCCTCGATCTGGCCGGGACCGGCCGCACCCTCTTGCAGGCCGCCTTCGACCGTATGGCGCCGCTCGTCCCTGCCGGGCAGGTCTACGTCGTCACCAACGCCGAATACGCGGGGACGGTGGCCGCGCAATTGCCCGACCTGCCCGCGGCCAACATCCTGCGCGAGCCGGCCGCCCGCGGCTCCGCCGCCGCCATCGGCCTGGCCGCCATCCACCTCCAGGCCCGCGACCCCCAGGCAGTCATGGCCGTGCTCACGGCCGACCATCTCATCGCCGAGGACGAAACCCTACGCCAGATCCTGGTCGGGGCCGCCGAGCTTGCCCAGGAGGGCGTCCTCATCACCCTGGGCATCCGGCCCACCTATGCCGAGACCGGCTACGGCTACATCGAGATGGGCGAGGGGCTGGGCGCCTTTGGCGGCCACCCCGCCCACCGGGTGATCAGCTTCCGCGAGAAGCCCGACCAGGCCACGGCGGCCGCGTTTCTGGCTGCGGGCAACTATGCCTGGAACAGCGGCATGTTCGTCTGGCGCGTCGATGCCATCCTCTCCGAGTTCGAGCGCCAGCTCCCGCAACACCACCTGGCCCTCATCGGCCTGGCCGCCGCCCTGGGCGGAGAGGACGAGCCTGCCGCCTTCGACCGCTTCTGGCTGCCGCTTCCCGGCAACATCAGCATCGACTACGGCATCATGGAAGGCGCTCGCGGCGTCGCCGTCTTCCCGGCCGACCTGGGCTGGAACGACATCGGTTCGTGGGCGGCCCTGCTGGAAGTCCTGCCCAAAGACGAGGCCGGCAATGTGACGCATGGCCGTCACCTCGGCGTCGACAGTCGCAACGTCCTCGTCTACTCGCCCGACCGTCTGGTGGCCACCATCGGTCTGCAAGACATGGTCATCGTCGACGCCGGCGACGTCCTCCTCGTCATGCCCGCGGCCCGCGCCCAGGATGTGAAAGCCCTCCTCTCAGCCCTACGCGCCCGCGGATGGGATGAGGTGATGGAGTAGCAGGTGGCAAGTGGCAGGTGGCAGGTGGCAGGTGGCAAGTGGCAGGTGGCAAGTGGCAGGTGGCAAGTGGCAGGTGGCAAGTGGCAGGTCGCAGGTGGCAGGTGGCAGGTGGCAGGTCGCAGGTGGACGTTGACTGTTGATTGTTGATTGTTGACTGTTGATTGTTGCCCCCACTCCCTTCGGCAAACCCGCCAACCGCCCTTGTCTACTTGTCTACCTGTCTACCCCTTATCTCCACCGCGTGCCCGTAGGCATGGCGATAGGTCTCGAAGATGAGTTGGCAGAGCGAGCCACGGTCGGGCCAGGGAAACGCATCGGCATGGCGTAGGAGGTCGGGGTCGGCGCGGTCGATCAGCTGGGCGGTCTTGCGATAGATGGTGACGATGGCATCCGCCACTGCTACCATGTCGCGGCCGTCGTACACCTTGCCCACGTGCCGGTTGTGTTCGCCCACCACCGGCAGCAGCCGCAATGAGGGCGGGGCCTGGGTCTGGCCCCACTGCCGGGCGATGTCGAGCACCTGCTCGTTCACCGCCCACACATGCTCCAGCAGCTGATAGGTGTTCCACTCGCCGTGCCACGGCTCGCCCATGATCTCGGCCTCGGTCATCCCCGCCACACTGTCCATGACCTGATTGTAGACGAACAACAGCCAGCGCCTCAGCCCCTGCTTTCCCAGGCGCTCGCAACTGCCCAGGTAGGCATCCACCTCCCCCACCGCCGCGGCGTAGGCATCGTTCACCGCCCTCACCCACCCGGCCAGCGTCGCGCCGCCGTCTGCCTGGTCTGGGGATGGCGCCTTTGCCTGCCATTCGACATCGCTCAGGCGCTCCAACTGCGCCATCAGCCGCGGCGCCGTCGCCACCCCCTGCTCCATCAGCGCCTCGAAACTCAGTTCGGGGCTGATTGACGCCGGCGCCGCCGCTGACAGCGCCGCTGCCAGGGCCAGATCATCCGCCAGCCGGGCGGCCAGAACCTCCTGCGGGGAGACGCCGGCGAGGACGGGTGCAGTCCACTCTGCCGGCGAGAGGAGCGAGAGACTCTCCCACAAGGCCTGGCGGCAGGCCTGGAAGGTGGCGAGCGGGTGGGTGGAGGAGCTGGGGGAGGACATGGCTGTGCCTGCGAGAGGAGGGAAGGATAGGAGGGGCAGTATCCGGCGCGAGCGGCGCGGTGTCAAGTCCGGGGGCCTGAGTTTGTCCGCGTTAGCGAGAAATCCGGTAAGGATCGAGGCGCCGTGATCGTCTTACGGCAGGCACAGGCAATCATGCTATACTGGCCTTCTGCCCCTGGCGATGCCAATCGCCGACCTGTTTCGGAGCCGCCCCCCACCCCTCCCCAGTCTGACCGTTTTCCCGGAGTCTCGTATGTCTACCCAGCCCAATCGCCTGCCCTGGATCATCGGCGCCGTCCTTGCCGGCCTGTTTGTCTTCCTCTGCGCCCTGGTTGTCATCGTCGGCGCCGCCCTGGTTCCCTTCATGGCGCGCCGCGACAGCGCCCCCGAGACCGCGCGCGAGATGGTCATCCCGCAGCCGCAACGCCCGGCCGACGCCGCCACCCCTGCGCCCGCGCCCACCCTGCCGCCCATCGACCCCAGCACCGACCAGGAAACGGCGATCTACACCCGCATCTACGAGTTCGCCAATCCCAGCGTCGTGGCCGTGCGCACACTCGACGCCAACGCCGCGCAGCAAGCCCCCGACCTCGATCCGTTCTTCCTCGACACGGGCGAAGGTTCAGGCTTCGTCTACGATGCCAGCGGCCACATCATCACCAACCGCCATGTGATCGCCAACGCCGGCAAGGTGGTGGTCCAATTTGCCGACGGCGCCCAGGCCCCAGCCGAGATCGTCGGTTCGGACCGTGACAGTGATCTGGCCGTGCTCAAGATCGACCCGACCGGCTTCGACCTGAACCCCCTACCCATTGGTGACACCGATACGCTCAGAGTCGGCAGTCGCGTCATGGTCATCGGCAACCCCTTTGGCAATGCCAACACCCTCACCACCGGCATCATCTCGGCCCTGGGCCGACAGATCAGCCTGCCCGATTCGCAATTCACCCTGCCCGAAGTCATCCAGACCGACGCTGCCATCAACCCCGGCAACAGCGGCGGGCCGATGCTCAACGCCGACGGCGAAGTCATCGGCGTCGCCTTCATGATCCAGTCTCAATCTGGCTCCAGCGCCGGTATCGGCTTTGGCATCCCCGCCTACTTCGTCGAGCGCGTGGCCGACGCCATCATCGCCAACGGCGCCTATCAGCACCCCTGGTTAGGCGTGCGCGGCCAAAGTCTCTCGCCCTTCGCCAGCCGCGAACTGAATCTGCCGGTGGACCGGGGCGTGCTCGTGGTCGAGGCCATCGACAATGGCCCTGCCGCCAAGGCGGGGTTACGAGGCGGGGATAAGGAGGTGGAGGTCGAGGGCTTTGCCTTCACCATTGGCGGCGACATCATCACCGCCATCGACGGCCAGCCCGTGACCGTCTTCGACGACCTGCTAGCCTATCTCAGCCGCTACACCGAACCCGGCCAACAGGTGACGCTGACCATCGTGCGCGACCGTGAAACGATGGAGCTTACCGTCACCCTCGAAGCGCGGCCGACCAGCCTGGGAGAGTAGGCAAGGAAACAGGTAGACAAGTAGACAAGTAGACAAGTAGACAAGGCGTTGGCGGCGGATGGCGTTCCTTCGTTGATTGTTGATTGTTGACTGTTCTCACCGCCTCTCCAACTCGCCCCCACAGCTGGCCCGGTAATAGGCCGCTTCCTGCTCGAAGCCGGAGGCGGCCTTTTGTTTGGTTTCGTCACCGATGGCCGCGGCTTTGCCCAGCTGCTCGACCATGCCGGCCGTGCCCCAGTAGCGAGGGAGAACGAGGAGGGGGTCGCCCATCGCCCGTTCTTCCTTGCCCAGCGGGATCCAGTTATACATGCTCGGCCCACGGGCGAAGACGGTGAAGCCGAGCTTGTAGCCGGCCGCGCGCGCCACCTCCACCGTCTTCTTGGTGAAATTCCCGCCCGGCCACACGAAGACCACCGGCCGGTAGCCAACATGTTTTTCCAGGATGGGGATGGGGCCGAAGATCTCCTCGCGGATCTGCTCGATCGGTGTGCTGGGCAGCATGTAGAGATGCCGCAGCCCGTGTGCCTGTACATCCAGCCGGCCCGTGGCGTGCAACCGCTCCAGTCGCTCCCACAGCCCCGCCCGCCTGTCTGTATCGGCGATGATCCAGCCTAGCGTCACCGTCCAGTCGTATTGCTCCAGGATGGGCAGGAAATAGCCCTCGACCGTGCCCAAGCGCCGGTCGTCTACGATCAACAACAGCGATCGCTCGGGGATGCGGGCGTTTTCTTCCAGAAAGGCCGCCGCCTGCGCGGCCGTCACCGTCTGATAGCCCAGCCGCCTGGCCTCGGCCATCGTCTGGCGGAAATAGGCCGGCGATACGCCCTGCCGGCCGCCTGCGCCCACTCCCTCGCCCACGCGATGGTACATGATCGGCACAAGGATCGTGCCGGGAGGGCTGTTCTGTGGGTCCCAGCGCCGGCGCAAATAGTCGCAAACGTCATCTACATAGCTTTCGGGGCGGACGCCGCGCAGCAGATGTTTGGACGGGAACGGGATCGGCGGGGTGAGATCGCCCGCATTGGCTGGGGCGATGGTGGGGGTTGGCGAGGGGAGTGGCGTCGCTGCGGCGGCGCCAGGGGCCAAAGCGGCGCCACCAGACAGCACCGCCAGCAGACAGCCGATGGCAATGGTAGATGCAGACCGCAAGCGGTGCTTGAAGACAAGATACAAACTCATCCGTGTTGGTCTCCGTTCATTAGCGCACTTTGCCAGCCGGATCGTACAGCAGCAACCATCTAGCGATGGAACTGAGCCGCCGCCAGCGAAGCGAGCGGTGGGCTGGCCCGATGTGTCAGGCATTCGTGCTATCCAATGCCATTTTTATCGATGCTTCTGCCATTCGCAATGCCTTGAGCCTGTTTCGCTGCAACGTGTGTTGCGAGGTTCCCGGCGAGAACTTCGCCTGAGCTTTCTCGGTTCTGCCTATCATCGCCGCAAACGCACGCAAGGCCTTCTGAAAATCGTCTCGTGTGAAACTATCTGCACCGCCAGCCTCGTTGATCATGAGCGCAGAGGCAAGGTGCAACGCTTCGAGGTTGTCTTGCAGCATCATATGTTGCCACGTTCCCGGCGCCAGTTTTCGCTGTGCCTTTTCGGACTTGGTGATAAGTGAAGCGATCGGTCGCATCGCCTCCTGCAACTCGTCTGCTGTGTAGACCAAAGAATTCCTTCTCATCTCAGGCGCCGTTTCTGTGCTCATCGACGCCACAACGCTATGTAGCAGCCTGGCCTACCTGACGTCAATAAACAAAATCGCGCAGATTGTAGGGCACGCGCTGAGGCCCCCCCGACGCCGGGCCAGGGGGCGGCAGGGTGAGGGCGGCGCGGATGGCTCTCTCCTGCGCCTGGGCCAGGGCCGGGTCGGGCGCGTCCACGCCGTCGGCCGCGGCCAGGGCCAGATAGGGGGCATCCGGGTCGGGCTGGAAAGGGCTGAAGTAGATCAGGTCGCCCGCGGCCAGGGCCATGGCGTCGAGGATGGCGGTGGTGTCGGCGATGTGGCCGCGGTCGAAGCGCCGCCCGCCCACGCCCGTGAGCACGATCACGCCTACCTGCACACCCGCCGCTTTCAGCCGGCGCACGGCATCGAGCATAGCGGCGGCGGTGCTGGGTTTGCGCAGCCAGGCCAACAGCGGCTCGTGCCCGCTTTCCAGGCCGATGTAGACGCGGCGCAACCCCAGGCGGCGCAGCGCCCGGAAATCGTCCACCGTCTTGCGCTCGGCGCTGAGGCCATCGATGAAGGCATAGAGGCCGGTGATGCCGGTGGGATGGGCGGCCAACCAGGGGCGGCGCTGGCCGGGCGGCAGGTCATCGGGCATGATCTCGAAAGCGCGATGGAGGACATCGAGCAGGGGCAGCAGGCGCGACTGAGGCATGATCAAGGCATTGGCGTCGGCCAGGAAGATGCTGCGGCGCAGAAGCAGGCCGGGGCCGAAGAAAGCGCGCACGGCTTCGATGTGGCGGGCGAACTCGTCTTCGCTCTTGATGCGGAAGCGCACGCCGCGATAGAGGGCGCAAAACGTGCAGGTGTTGAACGAACAGCCCTCGGTGGCCTGCAACACCAGGGCCTGGTATTGGTCGGGCGGCAGGATGGCGACGGGGCGATAGATGGCGCCAAAGCGGGCGACATCGGCGGCGTAGTCGAAGCTCAGGCCGCGCTCCACCACCTGGGCAAACTCCGGCTGCAGGTCGAGCGCCGCCAATTGGCCCAGATCGGCGCGCAACTGGGCCAATAACTCCGCGGTCTCGCCTTCGTCCAACCAGAGGCGCTGCCGCGGGGCGCCGGCCTGGCGCCAGCGCGCCAGCACCCGGCCATCCAGCCCTCGCCGCAGGTTGCGCCCCTCGCGAAAGGCCCCGATCAAGCGCCCGGCCAGGTCGAGCGTGTAGACCAGGCCGCCGCTGAGACTGATGTTGAGGGCGTCATCGAGCCGAAGATGGGCCTGGCGACCGTCGGCAAGACGGAGGTCGTGATGCATGTGGGCGGTTCGGCTATCGTGTCTTGCTTCGTGTGCGTCACGCCTGACCTGGCTGCCCCCTCGCCAGGACATCGCTGCCGGGTTCATCAACTGGCACGTCGCCGGCTTCTTCCTCAGCCGCTTCGTCCTCGCCTGCCCCGGCTTCGTCTTCTTCCTCTTCATCCTTGCCGCTGTGCAACTCTTGCATGCGGTCGTGCGCGGCCTGGAGCGCCGCCAGCACCCGGCCGTTGATCGAATCGGCGGGGTAGTTGCCTTCCTCGTCCATCTCGCCCATCGCCAGCCCCGTCAGCACTTCCAGCGCCTGGTCGACCGTCGTCACCGCCAACAGATGGAAGCGCCCGTTGGCTACGGCTTCCACCACATCCTCGCGCAAGACCAGATGCTCGACATTGGCCTGCGGCACGATCACGCCCTGGCTGCCCGTCAGTTCGCCCAAGGCCCGGCAGGTGTCGAAAAAGCCCTCCACCTTCTCGTTCACGCCGCCGATGGGCTGCACATCGCCGTGCTGGTTGATCGAGCCGGTGATGGCCAGGTCCTGGCGCAGGGGCAGGTCGGCGATGGCCGAAAGCAGGACGCACAGCTCGGCCACCGAGGCGCTGTCGCCCTCGACCCCCGCGTACGACTGCTCGAAAACCAGGGTGGCGTGCAGACTGAGCGGCAGGAGGCGGGCGTAGCGGCCGGAGAGGAAGGAACTGAGGATCATCACCGCTTTGGAGTGGATGGGGCCGCTGAGCCGGGCCTCGCGCTCGATGTCGATCACCCCCCCGCGCCCAAGAAAGGTGCGGGCGGTGATGCGGCTGGGGACGCCGAAGCTGCTGTTGCCCAGTTGCAGCACCGAAAGGCCGTTGATCTGGCCCACACGCTCGCCACCCACTGACATCAACATGATCCCGCGCCCGGTTTCCTCGCGCACCCATTCTTCGTAGCGATTCCCGCGCTGGCGTTTCTCGTCGATGGCCTGTTGGACATCAGCCGCCGTCACCAGGTCGCGGCCGTTCTGTCCGGCCCAGTAGCTGGCCTCTGTCACCAGGTCGGCGATATCGCGGAAGCGGGTGGACAGATAACGCTGGTCGCCCACCAGCCGCGAGCCGAAATCCACCACCTGCGCCGCTGCCGCCGGCAAGAAATGGCGTTCGTTCTGCTGCCGGCAGAGGGTGGCAATGAACTGCGCATAGTCCTGGATGTGTTCGGCATCGCGCGGCATGCGGTCGTCGAAATCGGCCTGCACCTTGAACAGCTCGTCGAAATCTTCATCGTAGGACGACAACAGATAATAGAGATAAGAAGACCCCGCCAACACCACCTTCAGGTTCAGGGGGATAGGCTCCGGCTCCAGGACCGAGGTGGAGATCAGCCCCAACGATTGGGCGTACTCCTCCACCCGCACCACCCGTTCCTTCAGCGCCCGCTTGAGCGCGTCCCAGGCCTGCGGTCGTTCCAGCACGGCGGTGGCATCCAACACCAGGTAGCCGCCGTTGGCGCGGTGCAATGCGCCCGGCCGCACCATCGTGAAATCGGTGAACAGCGCCCCCATCACCGCCTGGTGCTCCACCCGCCCGACCAGATTGGCGAAATTGGGGTTGCTCTCGTACACCACCGGCGCGCCGAGGCCATCGCCATTGTCCACGAATAAGTTGATGCTATAGCGGCGCAATAAGCCTTCGGCCCCCACAGCCTGCATCGCCGCCTGCAGATCGCCAGCCTTGCCATCCCCGCCCTTGAAGGCTTCGACATTGGCGACCAGATCTTCGGTCATGGTCTGCAAGTGGCGCTGGACATCGGGCAGGTCGTCGAAGCGGCTGTGCAGTTCGGCCAGGGGATGTTGGATGGTGAGCCGGGCAACGCTTTCATCCAGGGCTGACATCTCGGCGTTGGCCTGGTTTTCGCGCTGGCGCATCTTGATGATGGCGGTATCCAGATCTGCCTGGAGTTTTTCGCGCAGTTTCAGCAGCTTGTCGCGCTGTTCTTCGGTCAGTTGTTCGAACTGGGCGTCGGTGATCGGTTTGCCGCCGATGACCGGGGTGAGCATGAAGCCGCCGGGCAGCCGGATGAGCGAGAAGTTGTATTTCTCCACCTGCTCGCTGATCTGGCGGAAGCGGGCTTCGTGGTCTTCTTTGAGGGCGGCGATGATCTTGTCGCGCTCTTTGACGTAGTCTTCGCTCTCGAACGCGGCCGGGATGGCGCGCTGAAGCTCTTTGACCAGGGCTTCCAGATCGGTTCGTAGCGCCCGGCCCTTGCCTGCCGGCACCAGGATGGCGTTGGGATGCGACGGATCCTGAAAATTGTGGACGTAAATCCAGTCGCCGGCCGGGGCCAGGCGGGCGGCGTCGGCCTGGATGAACTGGCGCACAGCGGTGGATTTGCCGGTGCCGGCCGGCCCGACGACGAAGATGTTGTAGCCTTTGGCGCTCATCCCCATGCCGAACTGCAGGGCGCGCAAGGCCCGCTGCTGGCCGATGATGCCGGGGAGGTCGGGCAAGTCGGCGGTGGAGGTGAAGTTGAACTGGCCGGGGTCGCAGAACGGGCGGATTTGGGCGGCGGTGAGGGCAGTAAGAGATGACATGCTAGGCTCCTGATCGGCGTTTTGTCCTGGCGCGGCCCACCCATCCGGCCAGCCCGGCCAGCCCGCCTGCCAACAGCAGCACGGTGGCCGGTTCCGGGATTTCGGGCGGGGGCGGCGGCCCGGTGATGATCACCTGCACCCGGTTGGAATCGCGCTGGTTGCCTTCAGCGAAGGTCACAAAGGCGCTGTTGTGCAGTGTGACCGGGGTCTGGACGGGGAGAGACGCCTTGACCCGGGCTTTGATCGTGACCAACACCTGTTGGCCTGGGTTCAGTGTCCCGATCTGAACCATGACTTTGTGGGCGGCGGCATCGTAGCTGGCGGTTCCCTGGCTGCTGCTGGCGCTCACGTTCTCGAGAAAGCTGCTGAGGGGGTCGCTGAGGATGACTTGGGTGGCAGGGGCGTTGCCCTGGTTGCCGACGGTCAGGGTGAAGGTGATGGGGGCGGTGGTGAAGATGCTGGCGCTGCTGGCGGCCTTCGTCACCGCCGGATCGACGACCGAGCTAAAGAGCAACTCGTGCGAGGCCGTGACCGGGGCGGCGTTGGCGGCGCCGAGCCTGGCGTTGTTGACCAGCAACAGCTCAGCCTGATCGCCCGTCCCGCCCACCTCCGGCAGCTGGTTGCGCGCCACCCGCACCTCGAAGCTCAGGCAGGTCTCTGGCCCCGGCGCCAGATCGCCCAGATCCCAGGTCAGGCGATGAGGGGCGGGGTCATAAACGCCGGTGGAGGAGCCGGGCAGGTAGTCGAGATTGGCCGGCAGATCATCGGTCAGCGTCGCGGCGCTGGCGGTTTCATCGCCGGTGTTCTGGAAGCACAGCCGGTAGGCAAAGACATCCCCCAACACCACCGGGCCTGTCACCGCCGCCGTTTTGCTCAGGCGCAGGGCCGGCCCCGAACCAGCGGCCCGGCCGGCCGGCGCCGCCCCCAGAGTCAAAAGAAGCACGAGCATGAGTAACACGCCTGGGCGAGGACGACCGGCTGCGTCTCTCATCGCTGTTTGCAGTCGCTGCCGAAGTAGTGCGAACATGCTCGTGCTTTCATTCATGGCATGGGCGCTGGCGTGAAGGCCAGCAGAAGCGGGAGGTGGGGTTGGGGCTGCGGCGGCGTGAGTGAAGACGCCGGCCGGCCGCGCCCCGACCCGGACGGGTTAGCGGGAGCGAAGCGCGTCGCGAATCTCGGTCAGCAGCTTCTCTTCGGTCGAGGGGCCAGGCGGCGGCGCCGCGGCTTCTTGCTTCTTGAAGCGTTGGTAGGGGACGACGACGAAATAGTAGACGACCAGGGCGATGAGGATGAAGTTGACCACTGCGGTCAGAAACGAGCCGTACTTGATCACGCTGTTGTTGAGCGTCAGCGTCAAGTCGTCGAAGCTGGGGGTGCCGACGAAGATGCCGATGATGGGCATGAGCACGTTTTCGACCAACGAGGTGATCACGGCGCCAATGGCCGCAGCCATGATCAGACCCACAGCGATGTCGATCAGGCTACCCTTGAAAGCGAATTCCTTGAAACCCTTGAACATCGTTGTTCCTCCTGAGAGTGGGGAAGGGGAAAATGGGATGAGAGATGAAACAGCGGCTCCATTCTAGCAGGCTGGATGCGCCCCGACAAGTCCGCCTCACTCCCCCGCCCGCGGCGGCAGACTACGACACCAGCACGTAGCCAAAGCCCCGCACCGTGCGCAGAAACTGGACATCGCGGCGGGTGGGGTGCTGGAGTTTCTGGCGGAGCCGCCAGACCAGCACCCTGAGTGTATCCAGCGAGATCTGTTCGTCCAACGCCCACATCGCCGACCGCAGCTGGTCGTGCAGGACGACCTGATCGGCATGTTCGGCCAGATAGACGAGCAGGCGGTACTCGTTGTGCGACAGCGTCAGCAACTCGTCGTTGACCCATGCTCGCTGCAAGGTGGTGTTGATGCGAATCGTACCTTCGCCGACGACCAGGAGATCGGAAGCAATCGGCGGCGAGGCGGCGGCGCCGTTATCGGCTGCGGGTGCACTCTCGGAGACCAGGCGATAGCGGGCCGGCTGACTCTCGTCTTTGACCGGCAACCACAATGCAAACGAAGTCGTCTGCCCGTCCCTTGTCGCCTCACTTTGTCTGATCTCGGTCGATAGCCGCCCCCCGTGTCCCTCGGCGATGAGCCGCGCCCTGGCCAGGCGGAATTCGGACACGCGTTCCTCGTCCGTCAACCGCACCGAGCGCAGCGATGACGCCGGCTCGCTGGCCCTTGCCTCCACACCGAAGCGGATGATCACCCACCGATCCCAGGTGTGTGCTCGCGCCAGCAACACCTGGCTGCGGGTGCGGGTCAGGGAGACATCGATCAAAACGCCGAGGGCTTCTTCCAGCAAGGTCGGATCGCCAACGATGGCGGGAAGTGGCTGCTTCAGCTCCAGGTCGAGGCGGACGCCGCGCAATCGGGCCAGGTCGCGCCACATGCCTACGATCTGCTCCATCGTCTCGGCCAGGTCGATGGGCATCCAGCGCATGTCGGTCAGCGCCGTTTCGATGTGCTGGATGCTTTCCACGTCCTTGATCAGCGAATGCACCTTGCGGGCGTTCTTGCGGATGGCATCGAGGGCATCGACAGACTGGGGGGCAGGCGCCGATTCGGCGGTGGTGCGCAGCCATTCGGCGTAGCCTTCGACCAGGGTAAGGGCCGAACGGATGTCGATCACGATCAGATCGAGCAGGGCGCGACGCTCGCGATCCAGGCTGGTGAGGCGGTCGTGGGCCTTGCGCAACTCCTGCGCCTGCCTCTCCATCTGTTCCTGCAGCAGGGTCAGTTCGTTTCGTTGTTGGCGCAACGATTGCTCGGCCAACGCCTCGGCCTCCATCTGCCGCACCGCCAGGACGAGGCCGGTCTGGCCGGGGTGGGGCATGATCAGCACATCGCAGGGGCGCAGGTGGTCTTCGTCCAGCAGCAGACCGGGCAGCCGCCAGGGTGGCGCCACTGCCCGGGCGATGCTTTGCAGCTCGTCCTCCAACCCGGCCAGCGAGGGGAAGACATCGGCCACCGGCCAGCCCGCCAACGACCGCCGCCGGTACTCGACGAAATTCGAGGTGGCGGCCTTGATCAGCAGTTGTTCATCCACGACGGCCATCATCAGCCCCAGACGCTCGCAGATAGTCAGCATGTCGTCGGTATCGAGGTCGAGGCTTGTGGGCGTGTGGTTCATGGCCCAGGCCGTGGCTGAGGCCGTGGCTGAGGCCAGGCGGCTGGCGTTACGCCGGTGCATCTCTTGTTGGGCCGGCGCCATTGCGGCCGTGACGTCCACTAGCGTGATCAGCAGGCCGGCCGGTTGTGTGTGTGCTTCGACGCGGATATCGAAGTAGCCGGGCGCCGCCGACGGGGCCAGGCGATGGACGACGCCGTGTAATTCCCAGGCCGGCGTGCGGCCCTGGGCCACGGCCAGGAGGGTCTCGTCGGCGCCGGCAAAGGCCGGCAGCACCTCGGCCAGGTGGATGCCCG
Coding sequences within:
- a CDS encoding DinB family protein, whose translation is MSSPSSSTHPLATFQACRQALWESLSLLSPAEWTAPVLAGVSPQEVLAARLADDLALAAALSAAAPASISPELSFEALMEQGVATAPRLMAQLERLSDVEWQAKAPSPDQADGGATLAGWVRAVNDAYAAAVGEVDAYLGSCERLGKQGLRRWLLFVYNQVMDSVAGMTEAEIMGEPWHGEWNTYQLLEHVWAVNEQVLDIARQWGQTQAPPSLRLLPVVGEHNRHVGKVYDGRDMVAVADAIVTIYRKTAQLIDRADPDLLRHADAFPWPDRGSLCQLIFETYRHAYGHAVEIRGRQVDK
- a CDS encoding NTP transferase domain-containing protein, with amino-acid sequence MNPSHLYPVILAGGVGSRLWPRSRRRTPKQFLDLAGTGRTLLQAAFDRMAPLVPAGQVYVVTNAEYAGTVAAQLPDLPAANILREPAARGSAAAIGLAAIHLQARDPQAVMAVLTADHLIAEDETLRQILVGAAELAQEGVLITLGIRPTYAETGYGYIEMGEGLGAFGGHPAHRVISFREKPDQATAAAFLAAGNYAWNSGMFVWRVDAILSEFERQLPQHHLALIGLAAALGGEDEPAAFDRFWLPLPGNISIDYGIMEGARGVAVFPADLGWNDIGSWAALLEVLPKDEAGNVTHGRHLGVDSRNVLVYSPDRLVATIGLQDMVIVDAGDVLLVMPAARAQDVKALLSALRARGWDEVME
- a CDS encoding polysaccharide deacetylase family protein produces the protein MSLYLVFKHRLRSASTIAIGCLLAVLSGGAALAPGAAAATPLPSPTPTIAPANAGDLTPPIPFPSKHLLRGVRPESYVDDVCDYLRRRWDPQNSPPGTILVPIMYHRVGEGVGAGGRQGVSPAYFRQTMAEARRLGYQTVTAAQAAAFLEENARIPERSLLLIVDDRRLGTVEGYFLPILEQYDWTVTLGWIIADTDRRAGLWERLERLHATGRLDVQAHGLRHLYMLPSTPIEQIREEIFGPIPILEKHVGYRPVVFVWPGGNFTKKTVEVARAAGYKLGFTVFARGPSMYNWIPLGKEERAMGDPLLVLPRYWGTAGMVEQLGKAAAIGDETKQKAASGFEQEAAYYRASCGGELERR
- a CDS encoding AAA family ATPase, giving the protein MSSLTALTAAQIRPFCDPGQFNFTSTADLPDLPGIIGQQRALRALQFGMGMSAKGYNIFVVGPAGTGKSTAVRQFIQADAARLAPAGDWIYVHNFQDPSHPNAILVPAGKGRALRTDLEALVKELQRAIPAAFESEDYVKERDKIIAALKEDHEARFRQISEQVEKYNFSLIRLPGGFMLTPVIGGKPITDAQFEQLTEEQRDKLLKLREKLQADLDTAIIKMRQRENQANAEMSALDESVARLTIQHPLAELHSRFDDLPDVQRHLQTMTEDLVANVEAFKGGDGKAGDLQAAMQAVGAEGLLRRYSINLFVDNGDGLGAPVVYESNPNFANLVGRVEHQAVMGALFTDFTMVRPGALHRANGGYLVLDATAVLERPQAWDALKRALKERVVRVEEYAQSLGLISTSVLEPEPIPLNLKVVLAGSSYLYYLLSSYDEDFDELFKVQADFDDRMPRDAEHIQDYAQFIATLCRQQNERHFLPAAAAQVVDFGSRLVGDQRYLSTRFRDIADLVTEASYWAGQNGRDLVTAADVQQAIDEKRQRGNRYEEWVREETGRGIMLMSVGGERVGQINGLSVLQLGNSSFGVPSRITARTFLGRGGVIDIEREARLSGPIHSKAVMILSSFLSGRYARLLPLSLHATLVFEQSYAGVEGDSASVAELCVLLSAIADLPLRQDLAITGSINQHGDVQPIGGVNEKVEGFFDTCRALGELTGSQGVIVPQANVEHLVLREDVVEAVANGRFHLLAVTTVDQALEVLTGLAMGEMDEEGNYPADSINGRVLAALQAAHDRMQELHSGKDEEEEDEAGAGEDEAAEEEAGDVPVDEPGSDVLARGQPGQA
- a CDS encoding trypsin-like peptidase domain-containing protein; the encoded protein is MSTQPNRLPWIIGAVLAGLFVFLCALVVIVGAALVPFMARRDSAPETAREMVIPQPQRPADAATPAPAPTLPPIDPSTDQETAIYTRIYEFANPSVVAVRTLDANAAQQAPDLDPFFLDTGEGSGFVYDASGHIITNRHVIANAGKVVVQFADGAQAPAEIVGSDRDSDLAVLKIDPTGFDLNPLPIGDTDTLRVGSRVMVIGNPFGNANTLTTGIISALGRQISLPDSQFTLPEVIQTDAAINPGNSGGPMLNADGEVIGVAFMIQSQSGSSAGIGFGIPAYFVERVADAIIANGAYQHPWLGVRGQSLSPFASRELNLPVDRGVLVVEAIDNGPAAKAGLRGGDKEVEVEGFAFTIGGDIITAIDGQPVTVFDDLLAYLSRYTEPGQQVTLTIVRDRETMELTVTLEARPTSLGE